A segment of the Deinococcus roseus genome:
AAAGGCCACCTCCTGGATCACCTCGAATGACCCCAACTACACCGTGAAAAAAATCAACGAGCACGGCTAATTCAACTTGCCCTCAAGCAGTCTGACTGGGTGCTGGGTTTTCAGGATGAGGTGTGGTGGAGTCGCTTCGCTCAGCCCAAAAGAGCCCTGTGGACCGATCAGAACCGTCCACAGACCGAAAAACCCCAGTGGCAGAGTGGAGATGAGGACCCCAAAGCTCTGGCGTGTTATGCCCTGTTGAGGCAGGACACAGGGGAAATGCTGTTGCGTTTCGTGAAAGGCAGACCGGTCAGTGCTGTGACCTGTGACTTTCTACAGTGGATCACTGAGGAACTGGGCAAGCAGGGCAAAAAGGCTTTGCTGCTCATCTGGGACAATGCCAGTTGGCACATCAGCAAGCAGGTCACCTCCTGGATCAAGCAGCACAACCGAAAGGCCAAAGCAACAGGTGGGGTGCGGATCTTGAGTTGTCTATTGCCGAAGAGAAGCCCCTGGCTGAATCCCATTGAACCGAAATGGCTGCATGGGAAACGGGCGGTGATGCCTGCTCAGGGCTTACTTT
Coding sequences within it:
- a CDS encoding transposase; translated protein: MLLRFVKGRPVSAVTCDFLQWITEELGKQGKKALLLIWDNASWHISKQVTSWIKQHNRKAKATGGVRILSCLLPKRSPWLNPIEPKWLHGKRAVMPAQGLLSAEDLESRVCAYYGCPKLSISHIKNGNCSAYKRVPMLSSYKYLT